A window of Phyllobacterium sp. T1293 contains these coding sequences:
- a CDS encoding glycosyltransferase family 2 protein: MAIDLPDNITVFARSPQLAPESIDVVVTLPTFKRPEHLLKTLHSLKEQNTARRFAIIVMENEAEEQDGAKVAGPLFESGDYKGLVIIAHDRGNCNAYNAGWLTALKTFPNFNSLVVIDDDEIASPDWLENLLRTQETYGVDFVGGPQVPVFAKPEHQVWAKHPVFSPHYSQTGRVPIIYSSGNLLVSRKVLEAMPFPFLDLTFNFMGGGDSDFISRSVVKGFTAAWCAEAPVFETIPERRVQADWIRARALRNGVISTLIEKRKRAQEPFGGLKTVLKSIALLALSPFRAIVKITQTGSLSIGLYQVYIGLGRILAEFGYSNEQYRQPEKN, from the coding sequence ATGGCAATTGACCTTCCAGACAACATAACGGTTTTTGCCCGCTCCCCCCAGCTTGCACCTGAGTCAATTGACGTTGTCGTCACCCTGCCGACGTTCAAACGCCCTGAGCATTTGTTGAAGACGCTGCACTCGCTGAAAGAGCAGAACACCGCGCGTCGTTTTGCAATTATCGTCATGGAAAACGAGGCAGAAGAGCAAGATGGAGCGAAGGTTGCCGGGCCATTGTTCGAAAGTGGCGATTATAAAGGGCTTGTGATCATCGCGCATGATCGCGGCAATTGTAACGCTTACAATGCCGGTTGGCTGACGGCGCTCAAAACCTTCCCGAATTTCAATTCGCTGGTTGTCATCGATGATGATGAGATAGCCAGTCCGGACTGGTTGGAGAATTTACTGCGAACACAGGAAACTTATGGTGTCGATTTTGTCGGCGGCCCGCAGGTTCCTGTCTTTGCCAAGCCGGAGCATCAGGTCTGGGCCAAGCATCCGGTGTTCAGCCCGCATTATTCGCAGACTGGTCGTGTCCCGATTATCTATTCCTCGGGCAATCTTCTTGTCAGCCGCAAGGTGCTGGAAGCTATGCCGTTTCCATTTCTGGATCTCACCTTCAATTTCATGGGTGGCGGCGATTCTGACTTTATCAGCCGGAGCGTTGTTAAAGGTTTCACCGCCGCCTGGTGCGCCGAAGCGCCTGTATTCGAAACCATTCCTGAACGGCGCGTACAAGCGGACTGGATCAGGGCCCGGGCGCTGCGCAACGGCGTGATTTCGACGCTGATCGAGAAACGCAAGCGGGCACAGGAACCCTTTGGTGGATTGAAGACAGTGCTGAAAAGCATTGCCCTGCTGGCCCTGTCGCCCTTCCGCGCGATCGTCAAAATTACCCAGACCGGCTCGTTGTCCATCGGGCTCTATCAGGTCTATATTGGCCTTGGCCGCATTCTCGCGGAATTTGGATATTCCAATGAGCAGTATCGGCAACCTGAAAAGAACTGA
- the folD gene encoding bifunctional methylenetetrahydrofolate dehydrogenase/methenyltetrahydrofolate cyclohydrolase FolD — protein sequence MAVTIDGKQIAEDVVSKVKLSAAELIEATGVTPGIAVVIVGEDPASQVYVANKGRKARECGFHSVQHTLPEQTSEEELVKLVETLNADQAIHGILVQLPLPKHIDSGRIIQTISPDKDVDGFHFINVGKLGTGELETAFVPCTPEGSMLLIDRILGRDLSGLNAVVVGRSNIVGKPMFNLLLAHNATVTIAHSKTKDLPGLCRNADILVAAVGRPQMIKADWVKPGATVIDVGINRIPAPERGEGKTRLVGDVDFTDVAPVAGALTPVPGGVGPMTIAMLMANTLVAAHRSVGKTPPRF from the coding sequence ATGGCAGTGACGATTGATGGCAAGCAGATTGCCGAGGACGTGGTTTCCAAGGTCAAACTATCAGCCGCCGAGCTGATTGAGGCCACCGGCGTTACGCCCGGTATTGCTGTGGTGATCGTGGGTGAAGACCCGGCCAGTCAGGTCTATGTCGCCAATAAGGGGCGTAAGGCGAGGGAATGCGGCTTCCATTCCGTCCAGCATACCTTGCCTGAACAGACAAGCGAGGAGGAACTGGTCAAGCTGGTGGAAACGCTGAATGCCGATCAGGCGATTCATGGCATTCTTGTGCAGCTGCCTCTCCCCAAGCACATTGATTCCGGCCGCATCATCCAGACCATCTCGCCCGATAAGGATGTCGATGGCTTTCACTTCATCAATGTCGGTAAACTCGGCACTGGCGAACTCGAAACCGCATTCGTTCCCTGCACGCCTGAGGGCTCAATGCTGCTGATCGACCGTATTCTGGGCCGTGATCTTTCCGGTCTGAATGCCGTGGTCGTTGGCCGCTCCAATATTGTCGGCAAGCCGATGTTCAACCTGCTGCTGGCGCACAATGCGACCGTAACCATTGCGCATAGCAAGACAAAAGACCTTCCGGGCCTTTGCCGCAATGCCGATATTCTTGTGGCCGCCGTTGGCCGCCCGCAAATGATCAAGGCCGATTGGGTAAAGCCGGGCGCAACAGTCATCGATGTTGGCATCAACCGCATTCCCGCCCCCGAGCGCGGTGAAGGCAAGACGCGCCTCGTTGGCGATGTGGATTTTACGGATGTTGCTCCAGTGGCTGGTGCGCTGACCCCGGTTCCCGGTGGTGTTGGACCCATGACGATTGCCATGCTGATGGCCAATACGCTGGTCGCTGCCCATCGCAGTGTCGGTAAAACACCACCGCGCTTCTAA
- a CDS encoding GumC family protein has translation MGDRDNETGKRPRRSLLSFASQPETAGEASPHAGFIEPDRSPRRVEDLEHYQRMRALRLAASSEITQPPAIEPEHTFKDEEAEQDAVNRMRADMAAIKAELNRRIDDNPSTEPVPPAAPAQTAVLQNEAPAEPAPTVVSVAKPVRRIENDSDEWKPLVDPRIVLTRIVNSKKLIIATTLIGALLGAGYAMTVPKLYYSNVELLVDPRDLKLTDKEIAPGQLPIDASLAIAESQLRIIQSSSVLSKVIDRAGLAKDPEFNGDLKDKGIFAALRELFSTDSTPDATARETLLLRNLNEHMDVARSSKNFIFNITVNSRDPEKSAFIANTVSDVFREEQGNIQSDSARQATDSLTARLNDMRLGVESAENAVQKYKAENDLVDVQGRLISDDEVSRTSDELTAARNQTIKLNAQAASIRGTSVEGVLGNNTLPEEFRSGVIVALRSQYGALKQQADGLATKLGPRHPQLIQAQTQVDGIRKEIRNELDRIASSVQVELKRSVQQEQDLASRLAQLKSRMAGTNENMIKLRELEREVTAKRAVYEAFMLRAKETGELEGINSTNIRVISPARPALESTGGSRKIIVIGGILAGLLAGLGIAMLRGMIDSFRSNGELKTARAENDAPFDPDSPSGAKRSLRSEADTPAPASESRLGAAIKQAQTRSYAPDFDEISDGDETTPDEDQVAVAQFLYEYADLQVAKRQHANSNIEDMLADIAEIRDVLRQRSGGE, from the coding sequence ATGGGTGATCGGGACAACGAGACAGGAAAGCGGCCTCGGCGCTCGCTTCTCTCGTTCGCCAGCCAGCCGGAAACGGCGGGTGAGGCCTCCCCGCATGCCGGTTTTATTGAGCCGGACCGGTCACCAAGGCGGGTCGAGGACCTGGAGCACTATCAGCGCATGCGTGCTCTGCGACTGGCAGCGAGCAGTGAGATTACGCAGCCACCAGCGATTGAACCTGAACACACATTCAAAGATGAGGAAGCCGAACAGGATGCGGTTAACCGCATGCGTGCCGATATGGCTGCAATCAAGGCCGAACTCAACCGGCGCATTGACGATAATCCATCAACTGAGCCAGTTCCTCCCGCTGCGCCTGCGCAAACAGCTGTCTTGCAGAATGAGGCACCGGCAGAGCCTGCACCCACAGTCGTTTCTGTCGCAAAGCCTGTTCGCCGGATTGAAAATGACAGCGACGAATGGAAACCGCTGGTTGATCCGCGTATTGTTCTTACGCGCATCGTCAATTCCAAAAAGCTGATCATTGCGACGACGCTTATCGGCGCGCTGCTGGGCGCCGGTTATGCCATGACCGTGCCAAAACTCTATTATTCCAATGTGGAATTGCTCGTTGATCCGCGCGATCTCAAATTGACGGACAAGGAAATTGCGCCGGGCCAATTGCCTATTGATGCGTCGCTTGCCATTGCCGAAAGCCAATTGCGGATTATTCAGTCGAGCAGTGTTCTTTCCAAAGTGATCGATCGTGCAGGTCTAGCCAAAGACCCCGAGTTTAATGGCGATCTCAAGGATAAGGGAATATTTGCCGCTCTCCGCGAGCTTTTCTCGACCGATAGTACGCCCGATGCCACAGCCCGCGAGACACTGCTTCTGCGCAATCTGAACGAACATATGGATGTTGCGCGGAGTTCGAAAAACTTCATTTTCAACATCACCGTCAATTCGCGCGATCCGGAAAAATCTGCATTCATCGCCAACACGGTTTCTGATGTTTTCAGGGAAGAGCAGGGCAATATCCAGTCCGACTCGGCCAGACAGGCGACGGATTCGCTCACGGCCCGGCTCAACGATATGCGCCTTGGTGTGGAGTCGGCTGAAAACGCCGTTCAGAAATACAAGGCGGAGAATGATCTTGTCGACGTACAGGGTCGTCTGATCAGTGATGACGAGGTTTCAAGAACCAGTGACGAACTGACGGCGGCGCGCAACCAGACCATAAAGCTTAATGCACAGGCGGCTTCCATTCGTGGCACATCGGTTGAAGGTGTTCTTGGTAACAATACACTGCCCGAGGAATTCCGCTCCGGGGTCATTGTTGCGCTTCGCTCGCAATATGGCGCTCTGAAACAACAGGCCGACGGTCTGGCCACCAAGCTTGGCCCGCGCCATCCGCAGCTGATTCAGGCGCAGACGCAGGTTGACGGTATCCGTAAGGAAATCCGCAACGAACTTGATCGCATTGCCTCCTCTGTGCAGGTCGAGCTGAAGCGTTCGGTGCAGCAGGAGCAGGACCTCGCGAGCAGACTGGCGCAGTTGAAGTCGCGCATGGCCGGTACGAATGAAAATATGATCAAACTGCGCGAGCTTGAGCGGGAAGTTACCGCTAAACGTGCAGTTTACGAGGCATTCATGCTGCGCGCCAAGGAAACCGGCGAGCTTGAAGGGATCAACAGCACCAATATTCGCGTCATTTCGCCAGCGCGTCCGGCTCTCGAATCCACCGGTGGTTCACGCAAGATTATCGTCATTGGCGGTATACTGGCGGGGCTTCTTGCCGGGCTTGGCATAGCGATGCTGCGCGGCATGATCGATAGTTTCCGCAGCAATGGCGAATTGAAGACAGCCCGCGCCGAGAACGACGCGCCTTTTGATCCGGATTCGCCTTCAGGTGCAAAGCGATCATTGCGCAGTGAAGCCGATACGCCAGCACCTGCATCGGAGTCGCGGCTGGGCGCGGCAATCAAACAGGCGCAAACACGTAGTTACGCTCCGGATTTCGATGAGATATCAGATGGGGACGAAACAACGCCCGATGAAGATCAGGTAGCGGTTGCACAGTTCCTCTATGAATATGCCGATCTTCAAGTCGCCAAACGCCAGCATGCCAATTCCAACATTGAGGATATGCTCGCGGACATCGCCGAAATTCGCGATGTCCTGCGGCAACGCTCCGGCGGCGAATGA
- a CDS encoding WecB/TagA/CpsF family glycosyltransferase encodes MSPALLSMHHALPQHIILGVSVLALSWDDAIQHLHTLIDEKRFTLVTWLNAHNSNLVEDDIRFRNALDEFLVLPDGVGVDIAAKLLHGKTFPNNLNGTDFTPALLRALIPPLRIGLLGTRPGVVEKAAESLKENAPQHEYRVISHGFFAPSDEPRILQSLADYHPHILLVAMGVPRQELFMREKLTAEHCVLAFGVGALLDFRAGAVLRAPRWMQKLRLEWLYRFSQEPKRLWRRYVLGNPRFLFRVLRTLATGVRVSR; translated from the coding sequence ATGAGCCCGGCTCTTCTCTCGATGCACCACGCACTTCCGCAACATATTATCCTTGGTGTTTCCGTGCTGGCGCTTTCATGGGATGACGCCATCCAGCATCTGCACACTTTAATCGATGAGAAGCGCTTTACACTTGTCACATGGCTGAATGCGCACAATTCCAATCTGGTGGAAGACGATATTCGTTTTCGCAATGCATTGGATGAGTTCCTCGTTCTGCCCGATGGCGTCGGTGTCGACATTGCCGCGAAGCTGCTTCATGGCAAAACCTTTCCCAACAACTTGAATGGCACCGATTTCACGCCCGCGCTGCTCCGGGCACTGATCCCGCCTTTGCGGATCGGGCTCCTCGGCACACGCCCCGGCGTGGTCGAGAAAGCGGCGGAAAGCCTGAAAGAAAATGCCCCGCAGCATGAATACCGCGTTATCAGCCACGGTTTCTTTGCGCCATCCGATGAACCGCGCATTTTGCAGAGCCTTGCGGACTATCATCCCCACATCCTGCTGGTTGCGATGGGTGTGCCGCGTCAGGAACTCTTCATGCGGGAAAAGCTGACTGCGGAGCATTGTGTCCTCGCATTTGGCGTTGGAGCACTCCTGGATTTTCGTGCCGGAGCTGTGTTGCGGGCACCACGCTGGATGCAGAAACTGCGTCTGGAGTGGCTGTACCGGTTTTCACAGGAACCGAAACGGCTTTGGCGTCGCTACGTTTTGGGCAATCCGCGTTTTCTGTTCAGGGTGCTTCGCACGCTCGCGACAGGCGTAAGGGTCAGTCGATGA
- a CDS encoding glycosyltransferase, which yields MHLLFVTSLVPDGKPTTGYEIANATIIDGLVRAGIHVTVLGFIWPGSSPSDPDNTIVLGEVDVRNDTASLTQKLRWLGKALVTGLTVSSVKLRIISQDKLRAAIGSSGNFDAYMLNGVTLSGAFEDCFVDKPQIFIAHNVEHHSAWENAQAATSLVQKILFRRESRLLAGLEGRLCRRASFVFTLAEQDIKALGLADTGRAAELPLVTGADTGKMVHRKIEHDLGLIGTWTWQPNRIGLEWFLREVAPYLDKDIGITVAGSIPADLKAAWPNVNFAGRVPDAAEFVRSCALIPLVSRAGTGVQLKTIETFEMGLPSVATSLSVRGIASIPENCAVADDPQAFAKAIGAMVARVRAGEDLTCSGEAFRAAQLARFDSQLRLGLDALGASLGRVGP from the coding sequence ATGCATCTTCTATTTGTAACATCGCTGGTTCCTGATGGAAAACCAACCACAGGCTATGAGATCGCCAATGCGACAATCATTGATGGATTGGTGCGGGCCGGTATCCATGTGACTGTATTGGGTTTCATCTGGCCGGGCAGTTCACCATCAGACCCGGACAACACCATCGTTCTTGGTGAAGTCGATGTGCGGAACGACACCGCAAGCCTTACCCAGAAGCTGCGATGGCTTGGCAAAGCTCTTGTAACAGGACTGACTGTCTCTTCGGTCAAGCTGCGAATTATTTCGCAAGACAAGTTGCGCGCCGCCATCGGATCATCGGGCAATTTTGATGCCTATATGCTGAACGGTGTGACGCTTTCAGGTGCATTTGAAGACTGTTTCGTTGACAAGCCGCAAATCTTCATTGCCCACAATGTCGAACATCATTCGGCTTGGGAGAATGCGCAGGCAGCCACCAGTCTCGTGCAAAAGATTCTGTTCCGGCGCGAGTCGCGGTTGCTGGCCGGACTGGAAGGACGTTTGTGCCGCCGGGCTTCGTTTGTATTCACATTGGCTGAACAGGATATCAAGGCGTTGGGCCTTGCTGACACTGGCCGGGCTGCAGAACTTCCGCTGGTAACAGGCGCCGACACCGGCAAAATGGTCCATCGCAAAATCGAGCATGATCTTGGTCTGATTGGCACATGGACGTGGCAACCAAACCGCATTGGCCTTGAATGGTTTCTGCGTGAAGTCGCGCCGTACCTCGACAAGGACATAGGAATTACGGTTGCAGGCAGTATTCCGGCTGATTTGAAAGCGGCGTGGCCAAACGTTAATTTTGCCGGTCGTGTGCCGGATGCGGCCGAGTTTGTCCGCTCTTGCGCATTGATCCCGCTGGTGAGCCGTGCCGGAACGGGTGTCCAGCTCAAGACCATCGAGACGTTTGAGATGGGACTGCCCAGCGTTGCGACATCCCTGTCGGTGCGAGGCATAGCCAGTATTCCGGAAAATTGTGCTGTGGCCGATGATCCGCAAGCCTTCGCCAAAGCGATTGGGGCTATGGTGGCGCGGGTGCGCGCCGGTGAGGATCTGACCTGTTCGGGTGAAGCGTTTCGCGCCGCGCAATTGGCCCGGTTTGATTCACAGCTTCGTCTCGGGCTTGATGCGCTTGGCGCTTCTTTGGGAAGAGTTGGACCATGA
- a CDS encoding sarcosine oxidase subunit beta family protein: protein MRYSAFSLLKNALNGNKDWKPAWRKPDPKPAYDVVIIGGGHGLATAYYLAKEHGIRNIAVVEKGWLGSGNIGRNTTAVRSNYLLTENQHFYEASMKLWETMSHDLNYNVMFSQRGVVNLAHNLPQLDVYVRRGNQMRLNGIDCELMNPKQLEKLIPGLDISGSARFPIIGGLMQRSAGTARHDAVVWAYARAADQLGVDIIENCEVTGFIKDGDKVTGVMTTRGPINAKKTACAVAGHTSELMRRAGVDRLPLESHVLQAFVSEALKPVVDTVATFGGGHLYFSQSDKGGLVFGGDIDGYNSYAQRGNLPVVEDVMSEFVALMPALARVKLLRSWGGIMDMSMDGSPIITTGPLPGMYLNTGWCYGGFKATPISGKCFAWTIAKDEPHPLSAPFTLDRFYRGYVIDDKGMGPTPRLH from the coding sequence ATGCGCTATTCCGCTTTCTCCCTTCTGAAGAACGCCCTCAACGGCAACAAGGACTGGAAGCCTGCATGGCGTAAACCCGATCCGAAACCCGCCTATGATGTGGTTATCATCGGCGGCGGACACGGGCTTGCAACGGCCTATTACCTCGCCAAGGAACACGGTATTCGCAATATTGCAGTTGTGGAAAAAGGCTGGCTCGGCTCCGGCAATATTGGCCGCAATACAACTGCGGTGCGCTCAAATTATCTTCTGACTGAGAACCAGCATTTCTACGAAGCGTCGATGAAGCTGTGGGAAACAATGTCCCATGACCTCAACTATAATGTGATGTTCTCGCAGCGCGGCGTGGTCAACCTTGCGCATAATCTGCCGCAGCTTGATGTTTATGTCAGGCGCGGCAACCAGATGCGGCTCAATGGCATTGATTGCGAGTTGATGAATCCCAAGCAGCTGGAAAAGCTTATTCCCGGCCTCGACATTAGCGGATCGGCCCGGTTTCCGATCATTGGTGGCTTGATGCAGCGCAGTGCTGGTACAGCGCGCCATGATGCGGTGGTCTGGGCCTATGCCCGTGCAGCGGACCAGCTTGGCGTCGATATTATCGAGAATTGCGAAGTCACCGGCTTTATAAAAGACGGCGATAAAGTCACCGGCGTCATGACGACGCGTGGCCCGATCAACGCCAAGAAGACGGCCTGCGCCGTGGCTGGCCATACCAGCGAATTGATGCGCCGGGCGGGTGTCGACCGGTTGCCGCTTGAATCCCATGTCCTGCAGGCATTCGTCTCGGAAGCATTGAAGCCGGTGGTCGATACCGTTGCGACCTTCGGTGGTGGACACCTCTATTTCAGCCAATCGGACAAGGGCGGCCTCGTCTTTGGCGGCGATATTGACGGCTATAATTCCTATGCGCAGCGTGGCAACCTTCCTGTCGTGGAAGATGTGATGAGTGAGTTTGTCGCTCTCATGCCCGCGCTGGCCCGCGTCAAGCTGCTGCGTTCATGGGGCGGGATCATGGATATGTCTATGGATGGCTCGCCCATCATCACGACGGGACCACTGCCGGGCATGTATCTGAACACTGGCTGGTGTTACGGCGGCTTCAAGGCGACACCCATTTCGGGCAAGTGCTTTGCATGGACCATCGCCAAGGACGAGCCGCATCCACTATCGGCGCCGTTTACACTCGACCGGTTCTATCGGGGCTATGTCATCGACGACAAAGGCATGGGACCGACGCCCCGCCTGCACTAG
- a CDS encoding GlxA family transcriptional regulator, whose amino-acid sequence MPEALKVSRTFAFLLVDKFPMFSLAAAIDTMRTANRMAEEPFYAWTTVSATGAAVTASNGLQINVQYSLAELPVADIFFICAGLTTEFEEKPKVIATLRNLGRRGAALGGLNIGSYILAEAGQLEGHRCTIHWENRAGFQERFPQIECTGNVFEIDRKRYTCAGGTTSIDLMLEIIRQDFDPSLANEVANQFHHERIRSQTDRQRIGPERDLTGKSEKLRKIVELMADNLEQPKSAVRLAKAVGLSVRQVERLFLRHLNMTPGRYYMSLRLERARELLRQTHSPILDVALATGFTSHSYFAQSYRAQFGRSPSDERRTTY is encoded by the coding sequence ATGCCCGAAGCCCTCAAGGTCAGTAGAACCTTCGCTTTTCTGCTTGTCGACAAATTTCCGATGTTCAGCCTTGCCGCTGCCATCGACACGATGCGCACGGCCAATCGCATGGCGGAAGAGCCATTCTATGCCTGGACAACCGTGTCTGCCACGGGCGCGGCTGTTACCGCGTCAAATGGTTTGCAGATCAATGTGCAATATTCACTGGCAGAGCTTCCCGTTGCCGATATTTTCTTCATCTGCGCCGGATTGACCACGGAGTTTGAAGAAAAGCCCAAGGTCATTGCGACATTGCGCAATCTCGGACGACGCGGCGCTGCTCTGGGTGGCTTGAACATCGGCAGCTACATCCTTGCCGAGGCGGGGCAGCTTGAAGGCCATCGTTGCACGATCCATTGGGAAAACCGTGCAGGCTTTCAGGAGCGTTTCCCGCAGATTGAATGTACCGGCAATGTGTTTGAGATTGATCGTAAGCGTTATACTTGTGCGGGTGGAACTACGTCCATCGATCTGATGCTGGAGATTATCCGGCAGGATTTCGACCCAAGCCTTGCCAATGAAGTAGCGAACCAGTTCCACCACGAACGCATCCGCTCGCAAACCGATCGCCAGCGTATCGGTCCGGAACGGGATCTCACCGGAAAATCGGAAAAGCTGCGCAAGATCGTCGAGTTGATGGCCGATAATCTCGAACAGCCGAAATCAGCGGTGCGTCTGGCCAAGGCCGTTGGTCTGTCGGTGCGGCAGGTGGAGCGGCTATTTCTGCGTCATCTCAATATGACACCCGGCCGCTACTATATGAGCCTGCGGCTGGAGCGGGCGCGGGAACTGCTGCGGCAGACCCATTCGCCTATTCTTGATGTGGCGCTGGCAACGGGCTTCACATCCCATTCCTATTTCGCCCAAAGCTACCGGGCGCAGTTTGGGCGCTCACCCTCCGATGAGC
- a CDS encoding lipopolysaccharide biosynthesis protein: MIARHVKANAGLIRNYFSVISGSAGRLVISLAYFVALANTLSIAEFGLFATASATGVVLSRLVSFGFVSPLYRISTVKPQLLGAYTGGYLAAVVISLPIFALAAFLTHLVFFGADLAFGVFAVIVATEALLWRSLEVVVVVNNGLNRFGRAALLVIIGTALRAIAAVLFAFSSLTTLGAWSWWYAGANGVALIIAIVFFYPRVKLRLIPQLYYRRLADSFAVAGAEILFYIQMELDKLLVLAVGGPQTAGVYAIVMRLVDLTALPVRSFNMMLVQKLMRTPDMLRSLKIRGGLEAGVFAVSTLGLIALAVFLYIFPHALGSNVASVVALLPLVALVPGLRNLIEYQAELLYARGQSGLRALNLGLLALAKAGLLSWLLLTFTAVNDWLIWLNAMFAAIYLLSTWLTYRAIRKPARRV; this comes from the coding sequence TTGATAGCGCGTCATGTGAAGGCCAATGCGGGGCTCATTCGCAATTATTTCTCGGTGATCAGCGGATCAGCGGGACGGCTTGTTATTTCTCTTGCCTACTTCGTCGCGCTTGCCAACACATTGTCGATTGCCGAATTTGGCCTCTTTGCCACCGCATCGGCAACCGGTGTGGTCCTGTCGCGGCTGGTGTCGTTTGGGTTCGTATCGCCGCTTTACCGCATTTCGACGGTCAAACCCCAATTGCTTGGTGCCTATACGGGCGGCTATCTGGCAGCGGTCGTGATTTCCCTGCCGATTTTTGCGTTGGCCGCTTTCCTCACACATCTGGTGTTTTTCGGGGCGGATCTGGCGTTTGGGGTTTTTGCCGTCATCGTTGCAACCGAGGCCCTGCTCTGGCGTTCGCTTGAGGTTGTCGTGGTCGTCAATAATGGCCTCAACCGTTTTGGCCGCGCGGCCTTGCTCGTTATCATTGGCACTGCCTTGCGCGCGATTGCGGCAGTTCTTTTTGCATTCTCCAGTTTGACTACTCTGGGCGCATGGAGCTGGTGGTATGCGGGTGCCAACGGCGTCGCGCTCATCATCGCTATCGTGTTCTTCTACCCAAGGGTGAAACTGCGGCTCATTCCGCAGCTTTATTACAGGCGTCTTGCGGATTCGTTTGCCGTCGCGGGTGCTGAAATCCTGTTTTATATCCAGATGGAACTCGACAAGCTTCTGGTGCTCGCCGTGGGCGGACCGCAGACCGCAGGTGTCTATGCCATCGTTATGCGGCTTGTGGACCTGACGGCCTTGCCCGTCCGTTCATTCAACATGATGCTGGTGCAGAAACTGATGCGCACGCCTGATATGTTGAGATCGCTGAAAATTCGCGGCGGTTTAGAGGCTGGCGTTTTCGCCGTTTCAACACTGGGTCTCATCGCGCTTGCTGTATTTCTGTATATTTTTCCACACGCCCTGGGCTCGAACGTTGCTTCGGTTGTCGCACTTCTGCCGCTCGTTGCTCTGGTTCCCGGACTGCGCAATCTCATCGAATATCAGGCTGAGCTGCTTTATGCGCGCGGACAATCTGGCTTGCGCGCCCTTAATCTCGGATTGCTTGCACTTGCCAAAGCGGGATTGCTCTCATGGCTGCTGCTCACATTCACCGCAGTCAATGACTGGCTGATATGGCTCAATGCCATGTTCGCAGCCATTTACCTGCTCTCCACATGGCTGACCTATCGAGCCATCCGGAAGCCGGCGCGGCGCGTGTGA
- a CDS encoding DUF6492 family protein has product MRTAIVTASYAPDFERCKLLCETIDRFVTGYTRHYILVEHRDVTLFRQLEGPRRIVVDENDLLPGWIKPFPDPLSFGRKRIWLSPRTMPLRGWHVQQFRRIAIASHADEDAFFYVDSDVAFLRPFDCASNWHGDTLRLFRRDGELLRRVAGDQRIWSEQAGRLLGIEPVSPVGHDYISTLIAWRRDALLSMCGHIEKLSGRHWIAAIGRERRFSECMIYGRYADEVLMAKGHYHDSGEFCRIYWVEPAPTEEEFQAFVEAMTPEQVAIGIQSFIGFDTARIRKLVNG; this is encoded by the coding sequence ATGAGAACCGCAATCGTCACAGCCAGCTATGCGCCGGATTTTGAGCGCTGCAAATTGCTTTGCGAGACGATTGACCGGTTCGTCACCGGCTATACGCGCCATTACATTCTGGTTGAGCACCGCGATGTGACACTGTTCCGCCAGTTGGAAGGTCCGCGCCGGATTGTGGTTGATGAGAATGACCTATTGCCGGGCTGGATCAAACCATTTCCCGATCCGCTCAGTTTTGGCCGCAAGCGCATCTGGCTGTCGCCGCGAACAATGCCATTGCGTGGCTGGCACGTACAACAGTTTCGCCGCATTGCCATTGCCTCGCATGCCGATGAAGACGCCTTTTTTTATGTGGATTCAGATGTCGCTTTTCTGCGCCCGTTCGATTGTGCGTCCAACTGGCACGGAGATACTTTGCGGCTGTTTCGGCGGGATGGTGAGTTGCTGCGCCGCGTTGCGGGCGATCAGCGCATCTGGTCAGAGCAGGCGGGTCGCTTGCTTGGGATCGAACCCGTAAGCCCCGTTGGTCATGATTATATCAGCACATTGATTGCCTGGCGTCGTGATGCCCTGTTGTCCATGTGCGGCCACATCGAAAAGCTGTCCGGCAGGCACTGGATTGCCGCGATTGGTCGCGAGCGCCGTTTTTCCGAATGCATGATTTATGGCCGCTATGCCGATGAAGTGCTCATGGCAAAGGGGCACTACCATGATAGCGGCGAATTCTGCCGGATATACTGGGTTGAGCCCGCCCCGACGGAGGAAGAGTTTCAGGCCTTTGTGGAAGCCATGACGCCAGAACAGGTCGCCATCGGCATACAATCCTTCATCGGCTTTGACACCGCCCGCATCCGCAAATTGGTCAACGGTTAA